The Macrobrachium rosenbergii isolate ZJJX-2024 chromosome 18, ASM4041242v1, whole genome shotgun sequence genome has a window encoding:
- the LOC136848036 gene encoding neurofilament light polypeptide-like isoform X1 — MKFWQLFLISMLAMAAMVQAQEQGPEAVEPEQENGEDEAHAEAEAEPTADDGAEEEDSVAPEPEPEGTDEPQEVDAGNGDDEHEEVEESHPEKINEVETEPVEMEEVIESSKTAGLESDNGATSACFSFSTVILSTLVALKFAH, encoded by the exons ATGAAATTCTGGCAATTGTTCCTCATCTCCATGCTTGCCATGGCTGCCATGGTTCAAGCCCAAGAGCAGGGACCAGAAGCTGTCGAACCCGAACAAGAGAACGGAGAGGACGAGGCACACGCAGAAGCCGAGGCCGAGCCCACTGCTGACGACGGGGCCGAAGAGGAAGACAGCGTCGCTCCAGAGCCAGAGCCAGAAGGCACTGACGAGCCACAAGAAG TTGATGCTGGAAATGGAGATGATGAACATGAGGAGGTAGAAGAGAGTCAccctgaaaaaattaatgaagtagAAACAGAACCGGTAGAGATGGAAGAAGTTATTG AATCCTCCAAAACGGCTGGCCTGGAGAGCGACAACGGAGCCACCTCTGCCTGCTTCTCCTTCTCCACAGTGATTTTATCCACCCTTGTTGCACTGAAATTTGCTCATTGA
- the LOC136848036 gene encoding uncharacterized protein isoform X2 yields the protein MKFWQLFLISMLAMAAMVQAQEQGPEAVEPEQENGEDEAHAEAEAEPTADDGAEEEDSVAPEPEPEGTDEPQEVSGKSSTTVNNTESSKTAGLESDNGATSACFSFSTVILSTLVALKFAH from the exons ATGAAATTCTGGCAATTGTTCCTCATCTCCATGCTTGCCATGGCTGCCATGGTTCAAGCCCAAGAGCAGGGACCAGAAGCTGTCGAACCCGAACAAGAGAACGGAGAGGACGAGGCACACGCAGAAGCCGAGGCCGAGCCCACTGCTGACGACGGGGCCGAAGAGGAAGACAGCGTCGCTCCAGAGCCAGAGCCAGAAGGCACTGACGAGCCACAAGAAG TTTCAGGGAAGAGTTCTACGACTGTCAATAACACTG AATCCTCCAAAACGGCTGGCCTGGAGAGCGACAACGGAGCCACCTCTGCCTGCTTCTCCTTCTCCACAGTGATTTTATCCACCCTTGTTGCACTGAAATTTGCTCATTGA